In Candidatus Manganitrophus morganii, the genomic window CGCGAGATCGGCGATCGCCACGCCGATTTCTCCGACCATCCCCTCTTTTCCGGTCACCGTGCCGCCGCGCTGCGCGCGCCAGGCGGCGCGAATGAAGACGAGCGAGAAGAGAAGGATCACGCCCACCGTTGAAAAAATCACCGCCGGTGAAATACGCAGGGCGGGAAGATCGGTGTCCATCAACATCAGCGAGCCGAAGAGCAGCGCGGTGATTCCCCCCAGTCCCAGAAGCCCGAAACTCGGGACGAAGGCCTCCGCAACAAAAAGAACGACGGCGAGCAGAATCAACAGAAGCCCGGCATAGTTGATCGGCAAGGTCTGGAAGGAATAAAAGGCGAGGATCAACGAAATCGCGCCGACCACGCCGGGAAAGATCGCCCCTGGGCTGTAGAGCTCCGCAATCAGGCCGGTAATGCCAACCAGCATCAAGATGTAGGCGACATTCGGATCGGAGATCGCCTTCAAGATTCGAAGCCGCAGACTGATTGGGTTCTTGACCACTTCGGCGTTCTCGGTCGAGAGGGTCTGCTTCCCCTGGGAGGTCGCGACCGTCCGGCCGTCTATTTTTTTGAGGAGATCCGAAAGATCGTCCGCGACGAGATCGACGATGTTCAATTTCACCGCCTCCTGCTCGGTGATGGAGACCGATTCGCGAACCGCTTTTTCGGCCCACTCGGCGTTCCGCCCCCGCCGCTCCGCCAGCGATCGGATATAAGCGGCGGCATCATTCGTGACCTTCTTCTTCATCTCCTCATCCATCTCCCCCCCCATCGCCACCGGGTGGGCCGCGCCGATATTGGTGCCGGGGGCCATCGCCGCGACATGCGCCGCGAGGGTGATGAAGACCCCCGCCGATCCGGCCCGCCCGCCGCTGGGGGCAACATAAACGACGATGGGAACCTCCGAAGCGACCATCGCTTTGATGATATCCCGCATCGAGGTATCAAGCCCGCCGGGGGTATCGAGCTGGATGATCAACGCCTCGGCGCCGGCTTGCTCGGCCTGCGTGATCGCCGTCGTGAAGAGTTCGGAGGACACCGGATTGATGATCCCGTCATAGGTGATCACATGAATCGGCTTCGCCTCGGCCATCAGAGGAAAAATGATCAAAAGAAAAAGAGAAAAAAGGGATTGACGTAAAGGACGCATGGAATAAATCTTAGTCCTTTGCCGGAGGGGAGTCAAGAAATGCAGCGTTGGAGTGGCGAGTGGGTCCATGTAGGGGCGAGGCGCCGCCTCGCCCTGGGTACCCGTTGACCGTCTCTACATGAAGGGATAAAGAGGGGGGGAGAAACGGCGTGAGGGCGAAGCCCTCACGCGATTATGCTTCTGTTTCGACCGCTTCCGACTTGATCACCTCGACCTTGACCTGGGCGGTCACGTCGTGATGGACCTTAACGGGAACCATGAAGGTCCCGATCTCTTTGATCGGCTTCTCAAGCTGGATCCTTCGTTTGTCGATCTCAAAACCCTGAGCCGCAATGGCGTCGGCGATATCCTTGGAGGTGACCGATCCGAAGAGCTTTCCCTCCTCGCCGACTTGGACCGGGATGGAAACGGAAACGGCGCTGATTTTCTTCGCCTCTTCCTCCGCCGCCATCT contains:
- a CDS encoding nodulation protein NfeD, which translates into the protein MRPLRQSLFSLFLLIIFPLMAEAKPIHVITYDGIINPVSSELFTTAITQAEQAGAEALIIQLDTPGGLDTSMRDIIKAMVASEVPIVVYVAPSGGRAGSAGVFITLAAHVAAMAPGTNIGAAHPVAMGGEMDEEMKKKVTNDAAAYIRSLAERRGRNAEWAEKAVRESVSITEQEAVKLNIVDLVADDLSDLLKKIDGRTVATSQGKQTLSTENAEVVKNPISLRLRILKAISDPNVAYILMLVGITGLIAELYSPGAIFPGVVGAISLILAFYSFQTLPINYAGLLLILLAVVLFVAEAFVPSFGLLGLGGITALLFGSLMLMDTDLPALRISPAVIFSTVGVILLFSLVFIRAAWRAQRGGTVTGKEGMVGEIGVAIADLAPRGMVRVHGEIWQAEGDEPIAKGEEVAVTEVIGLKLRVRKIKK
- the rplI gene encoding 50S ribosomal protein L9; amino-acid sequence: MKVILREDVDKLGRMGDLVNVADGYARNFLLPRNMAALATTKNIKSLEHEKRVIADRVKKEKMAAEEEAKKISAVSVSIPVQVGEEGKLFGSVTSKDIADAIAAQGFEIDKRRIQLEKPIKEIGTFMVPVKVHHDVTAQVKVEVIKSEAVETEA